From Planctomycetota bacterium, one genomic window encodes:
- the ppdK gene encoding pyruvate, phosphate dikinase: protein MKQMIYFFGHGKAEGRGDMKDILGGKGAGLAEMSRAGIPVPPGFTISTEVCTEFYRNGKKVPKALDPLMRKYLARLEQATGCRLGDPKKPLLVSVRSGAKFSMPGMMDTILNLGLNDETVAGLARQTNNERFAYDCYRRFIMMFADVVFGVPKGDFEKILHRKKEERGVRNDVDLSAQDLKELCEEFKTFFRERAGREFPQDTWEQLCLARDAVFKSWENPRAITYRRMNKIPDDLGTAVNVQAMVFGNSGDRSGTGVGFTRDPSTGENRFYGEFLINAQGEDVVAGVRTPQPISALKDTLPKVYDQLVQITKRLEKHYRDVQDFEFTVQDEKLYMLQTRSGKRTGHAAVRIAVDMVKEKLITKEEALLRVDPLQLNQLLHPIFDPQRRREHRVLAKGLNASPGAAAGRAVFDADRAVEMAAKGDRVLLVRAETCPDDIAGMAAAQGVLTATGGMTSHAAVVGRQMGKPSVVGCSALKVDEHGRRFSVGDLTVREGDYVSIDGTTGEVLLGDVPTRESDILQVLAGKMDPKDSEIFGYFDTFMKWADEVRRLRVRANADVPRDARMAALLGAEGIGLCRTEHMFFAEERLPVVVRMILATTEEERKAALRELLPFQREDFKGLFETLRGKPVTIRTLDPPLHEFLPKREELMVKIAKGENVAENERLLRRVNELHEFNPMMGLRGCRLGILYPEITAMQAEAIFEAALDVGGDVVPEIMIPLVGHVNELRHQKEVVVRTAEEVFKRRGRRVKYLVGTMIEVPRAAVVADEIAQEAEFFSFGTNDLTQMTFGFSRDDAGKFLSVYVDRKILPVDPFVTLDPVGVGALVRGAVEKGRATRPNLKVGICGEHGGDPDSVIFCHGAGLDYVSCSPYRLPIARLAAAQAVLREREAGGGKKASRGKPRRRTVSASGRR, encoded by the coding sequence ATGAAGCAGATGATCTACTTCTTCGGCCACGGGAAGGCCGAAGGCCGCGGGGACATGAAGGACATCCTCGGCGGCAAGGGAGCGGGACTCGCCGAGATGAGCCGCGCGGGCATTCCCGTGCCCCCCGGTTTCACGATCTCCACCGAGGTCTGCACCGAGTTCTACCGCAACGGCAAGAAAGTCCCCAAGGCGCTGGATCCGCTCATGCGGAAATACCTGGCGCGGCTCGAGCAGGCGACCGGATGCCGCCTGGGGGATCCGAAGAAACCCCTCCTCGTCTCCGTGCGCTCGGGCGCGAAGTTCTCCATGCCCGGCATGATGGACACCATCCTCAACCTGGGCCTCAACGATGAAACCGTCGCCGGCCTGGCCCGGCAGACCAACAACGAGCGCTTCGCCTACGACTGCTACCGGCGCTTCATCATGATGTTCGCCGACGTGGTCTTCGGCGTCCCCAAGGGGGATTTCGAGAAGATCCTGCACCGCAAGAAAGAGGAACGCGGAGTCCGCAACGACGTGGATCTTTCCGCCCAGGATCTCAAGGAACTCTGCGAGGAGTTCAAGACCTTCTTCCGCGAGCGCGCCGGCCGGGAGTTTCCCCAGGACACCTGGGAGCAGCTCTGCCTGGCCCGGGACGCGGTCTTCAAGTCCTGGGAAAACCCCCGCGCCATCACCTACCGGCGCATGAACAAGATTCCGGACGATCTGGGAACGGCCGTCAACGTTCAGGCCATGGTCTTCGGAAACTCCGGAGACCGGTCGGGAACGGGCGTCGGCTTCACGCGCGATCCTTCGACGGGCGAGAACCGCTTCTACGGGGAGTTCCTCATCAACGCCCAGGGCGAGGACGTCGTGGCGGGCGTCCGGACGCCCCAGCCCATCTCCGCCCTCAAGGACACGCTTCCGAAGGTCTACGACCAGCTCGTCCAAATCACCAAGCGGCTGGAGAAGCATTACCGGGACGTCCAGGACTTCGAGTTCACCGTCCAGGACGAGAAGCTCTACATGCTTCAGACCCGCAGCGGCAAGCGGACGGGCCACGCGGCGGTGCGGATCGCGGTGGACATGGTGAAGGAGAAGCTGATCACCAAGGAGGAGGCGCTCCTTCGCGTCGATCCGCTCCAGCTCAATCAGCTCCTTCACCCGATCTTCGATCCCCAGCGGCGAAGGGAGCACCGCGTGCTGGCCAAGGGCCTGAACGCCTCGCCGGGCGCGGCGGCGGGCCGGGCCGTCTTCGACGCCGACCGGGCCGTGGAAATGGCTGCGAAAGGCGATCGGGTGCTTCTGGTCCGGGCCGAAACCTGCCCGGACGACATCGCCGGCATGGCGGCCGCCCAGGGAGTTCTGACCGCCACGGGCGGCATGACCAGTCACGCCGCCGTCGTCGGCCGGCAGATGGGAAAACCCTCCGTCGTCGGCTGCTCGGCCCTCAAGGTGGACGAGCACGGCCGCCGGTTCTCCGTGGGGGACCTCACGGTCCGGGAGGGCGACTACGTCTCGATCGACGGCACGACGGGCGAGGTGCTTCTGGGAGACGTCCCCACGCGCGAGAGCGACATTCTGCAGGTCCTGGCCGGGAAGATGGACCCGAAGGACTCCGAGATCTTCGGATACTTCGACACGTTCATGAAGTGGGCCGACGAAGTCCGGCGCCTTCGGGTGCGGGCCAACGCGGACGTCCCCCGCGACGCCCGCATGGCCGCGCTTCTGGGGGCGGAAGGGATCGGCCTGTGCCGCACGGAGCACATGTTCTTCGCCGAGGAGCGCCTCCCCGTGGTCGTGCGGATGATCCTGGCGACGACGGAGGAGGAGCGCAAGGCCGCGCTCCGCGAGCTCCTGCCGTTCCAGCGCGAGGACTTCAAGGGACTTTTCGAAACCCTCCGCGGGAAGCCCGTGACGATCCGGACCCTCGATCCCCCGCTTCACGAGTTCCTGCCCAAGCGCGAGGAGCTCATGGTCAAGATCGCCAAGGGCGAAAACGTCGCCGAGAACGAGCGGTTGCTGCGCCGCGTGAACGAGCTTCACGAGTTCAACCCCATGATGGGGCTGCGGGGCTGCCGGCTGGGGATCCTCTACCCGGAGATCACCGCCATGCAGGCGGAGGCGATCTTTGAGGCGGCCCTCGACGTGGGCGGGGACGTCGTCCCCGAAATCATGATTCCCCTGGTGGGGCACGTCAACGAGCTGCGGCATCAGAAGGAAGTCGTCGTCCGCACCGCCGAGGAGGTCTTCAAGCGGCGCGGCCGCCGGGTCAAGTACCTCGTGGGCACGATGATCGAAGTGCCCCGGGCGGCGGTCGTGGCCGACGAGATCGCCCAGGAGGCGGAATTCTTCTCGTTCGGCACGAACGACCTGACGCAGATGACGTTCGGCTTCTCGCGGGACGACGCCGGGAAGTTCCTGAGCGTGTACGTGGACCGCAAGATCCTGCCGGTGGATCCCTTCGTGACGCTCGATCCGGTCGGCGTGGGCGCCCTGGTTCGCGGGGCGGTCGAGAAGGGGAGGGCGACCCGTCCCAACCTCAAGGTGGGCATCTGCGGCGAACACGGAGGGGACCCCGACAGCGTCATTTTCTGCCACGGGGCGGGTCTGGATTACGTTTCGTGTTCCCCCTACCGCCTGCCGATCGCGCGCCTGGCGGCCGCGCAGGCGGTGTTGCGCGAACGCGAAGCCGGGGGCGGGAAGAAGGCGTCCCGGGGGAAACCGCGTCGCAGGACGGTTTCCGCGAGCGGACGCCGGTAG
- the gspE gene encoding type II secretion system ATPase GspE: protein MTPPRKLLGKILEEMKVVSAAQIKAALRKQMQESGKRLGEILVEMQAATPAQITEALARQHDLPFVDLTAFKPSPEAVKAVPRNVCQEHTIFPVKTNGKTVTIAISDPLDLMTLENLKFILNREVTCVLAPRDAIQQSIERFYGNRETSAISDAIEQASNTEVRVRGAETSSAADDVRDDDAPVIKFVQVMIAEAVKQRASDIHVEPMEDRLRIRYRIDGICREVQAPPKRLQGAILSRIKIMADMDIAEKRKPQDGRIRISVEGRDLDIRVSALPATHGESIVMRLLDKEKGLVGLEELGFHATDYKRFQSLIKRPNGIILVTGPTGSGKTTTLYAALKELNKPNVKIITAENPVEYNIAGINQAQVKASIGMTFQRILRAMLRQAPNIILVGEIRDAETAEIAIQAALTGHLVFSTLHTNDAPGALTRLIDMGVKPFLVASSIQAVMAQRLVRILCPACKEPDPDPDPVLLQALSIRPEDLKGRKICRPVGCDQCKNTGYRGRKGIFELMEMNSTMREMVFRKEPVQKIKEQARLSGMVTLLEDGVRKVLDGITSLEEVMTITHREDITY, encoded by the coding sequence ATGACTCCGCCCCGCAAGCTCCTGGGCAAGATTCTCGAAGAGATGAAGGTCGTCTCCGCCGCCCAGATCAAGGCGGCGCTGCGCAAGCAGATGCAGGAGTCGGGCAAGCGCCTGGGCGAGATCCTGGTGGAAATGCAGGCGGCCACTCCGGCCCAGATCACCGAGGCCCTGGCGCGCCAGCACGACCTGCCCTTCGTGGATCTGACGGCCTTCAAGCCCAGCCCCGAGGCGGTCAAGGCCGTGCCCCGCAACGTCTGCCAGGAGCACACGATCTTCCCGGTCAAGACGAACGGCAAGACCGTCACGATCGCGATCTCGGATCCGCTGGATCTGATGACGCTCGAGAACCTCAAGTTCATCCTCAACCGAGAAGTGACGTGCGTCCTGGCCCCGCGGGACGCGATCCAGCAGTCGATCGAGCGCTTCTACGGAAACCGCGAGACGTCGGCCATCTCGGACGCCATCGAGCAGGCCTCCAACACGGAGGTCCGCGTGCGGGGCGCCGAGACGTCGTCGGCCGCCGACGACGTCCGGGACGACGACGCTCCCGTCATCAAGTTCGTCCAGGTCATGATCGCCGAGGCGGTCAAGCAGCGCGCCAGCGACATCCACGTCGAGCCCATGGAGGATCGCCTTCGCATCCGGTACCGGATCGACGGCATCTGCCGGGAAGTTCAGGCCCCGCCCAAGCGGCTTCAGGGGGCGATCCTGTCGCGCATCAAGATCATGGCGGACATGGACATCGCCGAGAAACGCAAGCCCCAGGACGGGCGGATCCGGATCAGCGTGGAAGGGCGCGATCTCGACATCCGCGTGTCGGCGCTTCCGGCCACGCACGGCGAATCGATCGTCATGCGGCTCCTGGACAAGGAGAAGGGCCTGGTGGGCCTGGAAGAGCTGGGGTTCCACGCGACCGACTACAAGCGTTTCCAGAGCCTCATCAAGCGGCCCAACGGGATCATCCTCGTCACCGGCCCCACCGGAAGCGGAAAAACGACGACCCTCTACGCCGCGCTCAAGGAGCTCAACAAGCCCAACGTCAAGATCATCACGGCGGAAAACCCCGTCGAGTACAACATCGCCGGGATCAACCAGGCCCAGGTGAAGGCGTCGATCGGGATGACCTTCCAGCGGATCCTGAGGGCCATGTTGCGGCAGGCTCCCAACATCATCCTGGTGGGCGAAATCCGCGACGCGGAGACGGCGGAGATCGCCATCCAGGCGGCGCTCACGGGGCACCTGGTCTTTTCCACGCTTCACACGAACGACGCCCCCGGGGCCCTCACGCGCCTCATCGACATGGGGGTCAAGCCCTTCCTCGTGGCCTCGTCGATTCAGGCGGTGATGGCCCAGAGGCTCGTGCGAATCCTCTGCCCCGCATGCAAGGAGCCGGATCCCGACCCCGATCCGGTTCTCCTTCAGGCGCTGAGCATCCGCCCGGAAGACCTCAAAGGCAGAAAAATCTGCCGTCCGGTGGGATGCGACCAGTGCAAGAATACCGGCTACCGCGGCCGCAAGGGCATCTTCGAGCTCATGGAGATGAATTCCACGATGCGGGAGATGGTCTTCCGCAAGGAACCCGTCCAGAAGATCAAGGAGCAGGCCCGCCTTTCCGGCATGGTCACCCTCCTGGAGGACGGCGTGCGCAAGGTGCTCGACGGAATCACGTCCCTCGAGGAGGTCATGACGATCACCCATCGCGAGGACATCACCTACTGA
- a CDS encoding type IV pilus twitching motility protein PilT, with product MVELNKLLQLVVDKRASDLHLTVGLPPTVRLNGSLRPLNLPPLTPDETVAFMKAITPERIQQELKEKGGGDFGFAYEKKARFRVAVYMQRGNVGISLRLIPSKLLSFEEIGLPPSVKNLLFRPRGLILVTGPTGSGKTTTLATMIDFINQENDCHIITIEDPIEYYHEHKKSIITQRELGNDVGSFAEALRRGLRMDPDVMLVGEMRDLETIQAAITAAETGHLVFGTLHTTGAARTINRMVDVFPVEQQEQIRAQLSQALLAVISQQLLPRADGSGVVAAFEIMIINSAIEHMIRENQTHKITSAIQTGAQQGMILLDDFLYNLFLQKKITYQTMMMAAQNPSDLEQKVKEYSYAARK from the coding sequence GTGGTCGAACTCAACAAACTGCTTCAGCTCGTCGTCGACAAGCGCGCCAGCGACCTTCACCTCACCGTGGGACTGCCTCCGACGGTGCGCCTGAACGGAAGCCTCCGGCCGCTCAACCTCCCGCCGCTCACGCCCGACGAGACGGTTGCCTTCATGAAGGCGATCACGCCGGAGCGCATCCAGCAAGAGCTCAAGGAGAAGGGGGGCGGCGACTTCGGGTTCGCCTACGAGAAAAAAGCCCGCTTCCGGGTCGCCGTCTACATGCAGCGCGGAAACGTGGGGATCTCCCTGCGGCTGATCCCCTCGAAGCTCTTGAGCTTCGAAGAGATCGGGCTTCCCCCGTCGGTGAAAAACCTTCTCTTCCGCCCGCGCGGACTCATCCTCGTCACCGGCCCCACCGGCAGCGGCAAGACCACGACCCTGGCTACGATGATCGACTTCATCAACCAGGAAAACGACTGCCACATCATCACGATCGAGGATCCCATCGAGTACTACCACGAGCACAAAAAGTCGATCATCACCCAGCGCGAGCTCGGAAACGACGTCGGATCCTTCGCGGAGGCCCTGCGCCGCGGCCTGCGCATGGACCCGGACGTCATGCTCGTGGGCGAAATGCGCGACCTCGAAACGATCCAGGCGGCCATCACGGCGGCCGAAACGGGCCACCTCGTCTTCGGAACGCTTCACACGACGGGCGCGGCGCGCACGATCAACCGCATGGTGGACGTCTTCCCCGTCGAGCAGCAGGAACAGATCCGCGCGCAGCTCTCCCAGGCGCTCCTGGCGGTCATCTCCCAGCAGCTCCTGCCCCGCGCCGACGGCTCCGGGGTCGTGGCCGCCTTCGAGATCATGATCATCAACTCCGCCATCGAGCACATGATCCGCGAAAACCAGACCCACAAGATCACCAGCGCGATCCAGACCGGAGCCCAGCAGGGGATGATCCTTCTGGACGACTTCCTCTACAACCTCTTCCTCCAGAAGAAGATCACCTACCAGACGATGATGATGGCGGCGCAGAACCCCTCGGACCTCGAACAGAAGGTCAAGGAGTACTCGTACGCCGCGCGGAAGTAG
- a CDS encoding ubiquitin-conjugating enzyme E2, whose translation MGFFDTPRGRRLRTDAEALRRLKEQSTIFDYQAFGDPPERYLVTFRGRGLMRRSESEPVEPADVHRVEIRLGIDYPRSRPDLQWLTSIYHPNISAVGAVCLGGYSTHWVPSLGLADLCEMLWDMVRYANYDSKSAYNYAAARWCEAQTQYEFPLDGRPLRDRLARTVGDNVIRLEAAPAREAPPIGRAAADGEEILVIDENTPVPPLPSRPVPRPAPGRDDLLIIE comes from the coding sequence ATGGGCTTTTTCGACACGCCCCGGGGCCGGCGCCTCAGGACGGACGCCGAAGCGCTCCGGCGCCTGAAAGAGCAGTCCACGATTTTCGATTACCAGGCCTTCGGAGATCCTCCGGAGCGGTATCTGGTGACCTTCCGGGGGCGGGGGCTCATGCGGCGCAGCGAGTCCGAGCCGGTCGAGCCGGCGGACGTCCATCGGGTGGAGATCCGCCTGGGCATCGACTATCCGCGGAGCCGGCCGGATCTGCAATGGCTGACGAGCATTTATCATCCCAACATTTCCGCGGTGGGCGCGGTGTGTCTGGGGGGATATTCGACCCACTGGGTGCCGAGTCTGGGGCTGGCGGATCTCTGCGAGATGCTGTGGGACATGGTGCGGTACGCGAACTACGATTCCAAGAGCGCCTACAACTACGCGGCGGCGCGGTGGTGCGAGGCTCAGACGCAGTATGAGTTTCCTCTGGACGGGCGGCCTCTGAGGGACCGGCTGGCACGCACGGTGGGGGACAACGTCATCCGCTTGGAGGCGGCGCCTGCGCGCGAGGCGCCTCCGATCGGCCGCGCCGCGGCGGACGGCGAGGAGATTCTGGTGATCGACGAGAACACGCCGGTTCCGCCGCTGCCTTCCCGGCCGGTTCCTCGTCCGGCGCCGGGGCGGGACGATCTGCTCATCATCGAATAG
- a CDS encoding EsaB/YukD family protein, producing MPEGEGIQVTFLDQTGAKSVKARISPTVEVKRIIPNIITKMQLPVTAPDGTPMSYSLDHKEGGKRLLENQTLPQAGVKDGDHLIVYPEIVAG from the coding sequence ATGCCCGAAGGCGAAGGGATCCAGGTCACCTTTCTCGACCAGACCGGAGCCAAGAGCGTCAAGGCCCGGATCTCGCCGACCGTCGAAGTCAAGCGCATCATCCCGAACATCATCACCAAGATGCAGCTTCCGGTCACGGCGCCGGACGGGACGCCCATGAGCTACAGTCTGGACCACAAGGAAGGGGGCAAGCGCCTTCTCGAGAATCAGACGCTTCCGCAGGCCGGGGTCAAGGACGGCGATCACCTGATCGTTTATCCGGAGATCGTGGCGGGGTAG
- a CDS encoding ThiF family adenylyltransferase encodes MAEEPFLIDESDRYASLRLIPWWRQERLREARILVVGAGALGSEVLKNLALLGVGRLYVIDRDVVEAANLARSVLYRESDRGRPKSECAARAVKAINPEVRVRGILGDVRTDAGLGLFAAMDVVIGGLDNREARLWVNRQCWKAGRPWVDGAIQELMGVVKVFVPPDGSCYECAMTERDYALINLRYSCPMLGRGDVAEGKVPTAPTTASIVAGLQVQEALKILHGLPVREGSAIVFNGAANTFYVTRFPRRADCLSHETYGNVADVPVSAEDPAEALLEATGGERILLDRDLVVSIECPSCGARREVGRPRARVSEREAGSCPRCGGPARARIVHEIERGDPRAARPLRESGVAPFDVVRVVTRGGGGVWARLAADREEALRCE; translated from the coding sequence ATGGCGGAGGAACCGTTTCTCATCGACGAGTCCGACCGTTACGCGAGCCTGCGCCTGATTCCCTGGTGGCGCCAGGAACGGCTGCGCGAGGCGCGGATTCTGGTCGTGGGCGCGGGGGCGCTGGGAAGCGAGGTCCTGAAGAACCTGGCGCTTCTCGGGGTCGGCCGCCTTTACGTGATCGATCGGGACGTCGTCGAGGCGGCCAATCTCGCCCGGAGCGTTCTATACCGCGAGTCCGACCGCGGCCGGCCCAAGAGCGAGTGCGCCGCCCGGGCGGTGAAAGCGATCAATCCCGAGGTGCGCGTGCGGGGGATTCTCGGGGACGTGCGCACGGACGCGGGGCTGGGGCTCTTCGCCGCGATGGACGTGGTGATCGGGGGGCTGGACAACCGCGAGGCGCGGCTGTGGGTCAACCGTCAGTGCTGGAAGGCGGGGCGCCCCTGGGTGGACGGGGCGATTCAGGAACTCATGGGCGTGGTGAAGGTTTTCGTTCCGCCCGACGGGTCCTGTTACGAGTGCGCCATGACGGAACGGGACTATGCGCTCATCAACCTGCGGTACTCGTGTCCGATGCTCGGGCGCGGGGACGTGGCCGAGGGCAAGGTGCCGACCGCGCCCACGACGGCCTCGATCGTGGCGGGGCTTCAGGTTCAGGAGGCGCTCAAGATTCTGCACGGGCTTCCGGTGCGGGAGGGATCGGCGATCGTCTTCAATGGGGCGGCCAACACGTTCTACGTGACGCGTTTTCCTCGCCGCGCGGATTGCCTGTCGCACGAGACGTACGGGAACGTGGCGGACGTGCCCGTCAGCGCGGAGGATCCGGCGGAGGCGCTCCTCGAGGCCACGGGCGGGGAGAGGATCCTTCTCGACCGGGACCTTGTGGTTTCGATCGAATGCCCGTCGTGCGGCGCGCGGCGGGAGGTGGGCCGGCCGCGGGCGCGGGTTTCGGAACGCGAGGCGGGATCGTGTCCGCGGTGCGGAGGCCCGGCGCGGGCGCGGATCGTTCACGAGATCGAGCGGGGGGACCCGCGCGCCGCGCGCCCCTTGCGGGAATCGGGGGTGGCGCCCTTCGACGTCGTGCGGGTGGTCACGCGCGGGGGAGGCGGCGTATGGGCGCGCCTGGCGGCGGATCGCGAGGAGGCGTTGAGATGCGAGTGA
- a CDS encoding tetratricopeptide repeat protein, producing the protein MDELDLARKAVRRRFLTEEQLREALSFAEGGRSLLAVLLDLGYLRPAQLLELGDAPPPPPPPPRRPRIAPWVFLSAAILLIAGAAARGRLRVSPPPAPPPSAAPSSVPAGPSFRALLARRAGEILRRTEAGLSPEGRPPESALPALRRAAALLEEALDHDARDADLLLALARTRELLDQWEDAAELYRAALRRRPDDPAALTGAARVALLMLDYREGFRHADRACRLSTSAEPLLLRGQARAGLGDREGARRDFLAAAEREPRCRDRAARLLRKLDAPP; encoded by the coding sequence ATGGACGAGCTGGACCTGGCCCGCAAGGCCGTCCGGCGGCGGTTCCTGACGGAGGAACAGCTCCGCGAGGCCCTCTCCTTCGCGGAAGGCGGCCGCTCCCTTCTGGCGGTCCTCCTCGATCTGGGCTACCTGCGGCCCGCGCAGCTTCTGGAACTCGGCGACGCGCCGCCCCCGCCGCCGCCTCCCCCGCGCCGCCCGCGCATCGCCCCCTGGGTCTTCCTCTCCGCCGCGATTCTCCTGATCGCCGGGGCCGCCGCCCGCGGACGGCTCCGCGTTTCCCCGCCCCCCGCGCCGCCCCCTTCCGCCGCCCCCTCAAGCGTTCCGGCGGGACCGAGCTTCCGCGCGCTCCTGGCGCGCCGGGCCGGCGAAATCCTCCGGCGGACCGAAGCCGGGCTTTCCCCCGAGGGACGCCCGCCCGAAAGCGCGCTCCCGGCGCTGCGCCGCGCCGCGGCGCTCCTCGAAGAGGCCCTCGACCACGACGCCCGCGACGCCGACCTCCTCCTGGCGCTGGCCCGAACCCGCGAGCTCCTCGACCAATGGGAGGACGCCGCGGAGCTCTACCGCGCCGCGCTCCGGCGCCGGCCGGACGATCCCGCGGCGCTCACCGGAGCCGCCCGCGTGGCTCTTCTCATGCTCGACTACCGCGAAGGGTTCCGGCACGCGGACCGCGCCTGCAGGCTGTCGACCTCCGCCGAGCCGCTCCTTCTCCGGGGACAGGCCCGCGCCGGGTTGGGCGATCGGGAGGGCGCGCGCCGCGACTTCCTGGCCGCCGCCGAGCGGGAGCCGCGCTGCCGGGACCGCGCCGCCCGCCTCCTGCGCAAGCTCGACGCGCCCCCCTAG
- the rocF gene encoding arginase, producing MKKAALIGVPLDLGANRRGVDMGPSALRVTGLAERIRRLGYDVVDTGDVDVPLPEECEIGDPRMKYAEAIAKVCEDVCARVYGALRDGRLPVTLGGDHSLAMGSIAGVARFYRERNERLGLLWFDAHGDMNTPESTNSGNVHGMPLAHVLGMGDERLASVGGVRPKVHYANACLIGVRDLDDREKKLIAESGVYVFTMKDIDRHGVSHVLEEAIERASRGTAGIHVSFDIDSIDPSVALGVGTPKKGGLTYREAHLCLEMVADARLLTSFDMVEINPILDVRNSTAELGSELILSALGKQIF from the coding sequence ATCAAGAAGGCGGCCCTCATCGGGGTGCCCCTGGACCTGGGGGCCAACCGGCGCGGCGTGGACATGGGGCCGAGCGCGCTGCGGGTGACCGGGCTGGCCGAACGCATCCGCCGGCTCGGCTACGACGTCGTGGACACGGGCGACGTGGACGTGCCGCTTCCGGAGGAGTGCGAGATCGGCGACCCGCGCATGAAGTACGCCGAGGCGATCGCCAAGGTGTGCGAGGACGTCTGCGCGCGGGTCTACGGCGCGCTCCGGGACGGGCGCCTGCCGGTGACCCTGGGAGGCGATCATTCGCTGGCCATGGGGTCGATCGCGGGCGTCGCGCGCTTCTACCGGGAGCGCAACGAGCGCCTGGGGCTTCTCTGGTTCGACGCGCACGGCGACATGAACACGCCCGAATCCACCAACTCCGGCAACGTTCACGGGATGCCCCTGGCGCACGTCCTGGGCATGGGGGACGAGCGCCTGGCGTCCGTGGGCGGCGTGCGCCCGAAGGTGCACTACGCCAACGCCTGCCTCATCGGCGTGCGGGATCTCGACGACCGCGAGAAGAAGCTCATCGCCGAGAGCGGCGTGTACGTTTTCACGATGAAGGACATCGACCGCCACGGCGTCTCCCACGTGCTGGAGGAGGCCATCGAGCGCGCGTCGCGGGGCACGGCGGGGATCCACGTGAGCTTCGACATCGATTCGATCGACCCGAGCGTCGCCCTGGGCGTGGGGACGCCCAAGAAGGGGGGGCTGACCTATCGGGAGGCCCACCTCTGCCTGGAGATGGTGGCCGACGCGCGGCTGCTGACGTCCTTCGACATGGTGGAGATCAACCCGATTCTCGACGTGCGCAATTCGACGGCCGAGCTGGGAAGCGAGCTCATCCTGTCGGCCCTGGGCAAGCAGATTTTCTGA
- a CDS encoding alpha/beta hydrolase, whose amino-acid sequence MEKARPPAAVRVLRSAGLAAGLVLVLGAGFVMIFEESFIYFPRRGDVGPSPGEDIFLAASDGVRLHGWFVTHPEARFAILWFHGNAGNLEDRRDLLADLRSLPADVFALDYRGYGRSEGTPSEEGLYRDARAAYEWLRTRRPPERIVIFGKSLGGGPACDLAAQVPAAGLILQSAFTSARDMASRVMPLFPARWFMRTRFDNRSKVARIACPKLFIHSRSDEIIPFRMGEELYAAAAEPKEHAWFDGAGHNDLWIVRRREYRARLSAFLEMLER is encoded by the coding sequence ATGGAAAAAGCGAGACCTCCCGCGGCCGTCCGTGTCCTCCGGTCCGCGGGTCTGGCCGCGGGGCTCGTCCTGGTTCTCGGAGCCGGCTTCGTCATGATCTTCGAAGAGTCGTTCATCTATTTCCCCCGCCGGGGCGACGTCGGTCCCTCGCCCGGCGAGGACATCTTCCTCGCGGCCTCCGACGGCGTGCGGCTCCACGGCTGGTTCGTGACGCACCCGGAGGCGCGCTTCGCGATCCTCTGGTTCCACGGCAACGCCGGCAACCTCGAGGACCGCCGGGATCTCCTAGCCGACCTTCGGTCGCTGCCGGCGGACGTCTTCGCGTTGGACTATCGCGGCTACGGCCGCAGCGAGGGAACGCCCTCCGAAGAGGGGCTCTACCGGGACGCGCGGGCGGCTTACGAATGGCTTCGAACGCGCCGGCCTCCCGAACGCATCGTGATCTTCGGAAAATCGCTCGGCGGCGGACCGGCGTGCGATCTGGCCGCGCAGGTCCCCGCCGCGGGGCTCATCCTCCAGTCCGCCTTCACGAGCGCCCGCGACATGGCGTCCCGCGTCATGCCGCTTTTTCCCGCCCGGTGGTTCATGCGGACGCGGTTCGACAACCGCTCCAAAGTCGCCCGCATCGCCTGTCCGAAGCTCTTCATCCACAGCCGCTCCGACGAGATCATCCCCTTTCGAATGGGGGAGGAGCTTTACGCCGCGGCGGCGGAGCCCAAGGAACACGCGTGGTTCGACGGCGCCGGGCACAACGATCTCTGGATCGTCCGCCGCCGGGAGTATCGGGCGCGCCTGTCGGCGTTTCTGGAAATGCTGGAACGCTGA